The genomic DNA CTTCGCGCCGGGCGACCGGGCGCATCCCTGGTGGGGCCTGGCGCTGGCCGCCACGGGCGTGCTGGCGTGGTGGGTGCTGGTGCCGCTGGAGCGCCGCGTGGACGCCCCCATCTTTCCGCTGCGCATCCTGGCCAGCCGCGAATCGCAGTTGCTGAACGTCGCCGCGGTGGCCACCGGCGCCATCATGTTCATCCTGATCTTCTACGGTCCGCTGCTGCTGCAGCATGAGCTGGGCTACACGCCCAGCCACGCGGGCCTGCTCATGACGCCACTGGTGGTGGGCATTCCCATCGGCAGCCTCGTCAATGGCCGGCTGTTCCCCAGGCAGGGCGAACCGCAACGCCTGATGGTGTTCGGCTCCGCCTTGCTCGCCATCGGCTCGGGCCTGATGCTGACGGTGGGCGCGGGCAGCGCCGACCTGTGGATCCTGCTGGTGTTCCTGATCAATGGCGTGGGCCTGGGCTTCATGCTGCCCAACCTGACGCTGTTCATGCAGATGCTGGCCGCGCGCGCCGACGTCGGCGCCGCATCGGCCCTGGTGCAGATGACACGCGCGGTGGGCAGCGCCACGGGCACGGCCGCGGTGGGCATCGCCATCACGCACGCCTCGGTGCTGACGGGCGTGCGCATCGGCCTGGTGCTGTGCCTGGCGCTGGGGTTGCTGTGCGCCTTGGTGACGCACAACATCCAGATGAAGAACGCGATGTCCGTACGCTGATTTCCCCGCTGCTCCAGCACAATCCACAGCTCATCGTGAATCTTGCATTCACGGTTCTACCCGTTAAAATCCGGCCCGATTACTACCCCATCACTAGGCTCGGAGCCACTCATGCAGGACGTTTCCCTATCGGCTGCCAAGGTGCCACAGCATGTCGCACGTTTCGGGAAGTCTATTGCAGCTTGGTCTGCCGCACTGATCGCCCTTTTTGTCTTCTCTTTTCCCATCCTGCCCTACCTCGAAGCAGGGAGCGACTATCCCGCGCACATCCACTACGCGAAGTCCATTCATCAACTATCGGACATCACCTCGCCCCATTTTCTCTTTCAACTGCTGTTGATTGGGGGCACATCGCTGACGGGTTTTTCCTACGAACACATCACCATCGCCGTGCTAGCGCTGTGCTATGCAGCAATGGCGGGCGTCATTGCGCTACGGATACGCGACACACCAGGGAGGCATGGCATTGTCATGACGGTGACGCTGGCAGTCATGGTTCTCATTGCCTCCCACGTCTTCCTGCAAACGCTACTCAAGACAAATTTTTATCTGGGCTACATCGCTCCGACGGTCTATCACAATCCTACGCAAATTATTTTGAAGGTCTTTTCGGTCACGATCATGCTTGCATATTTCATGATCGGATTCCGTAGCAAGGGCACTCTGTTTTGGTATGTACTTTTACCTGCCAGCATCCTTCTCTCCGCCATATCAAAACCTTCATTTCTGATTGCGTTCCTCCCCTGCGCAATGGCAGTTGAACTGTATCGATATTTTTTGGGACAGCGCGGTGCCGCACTTCGGAACATGGCACTGATTGCTATGCCCGCCACTATTGTGCTGGCTTTCCAATTCACAATGACTTATGGCAGCGCATCGGAAACAGGAATCGGATTTGCCCCATTCCTCGTATATGGCGGAGCCGCCGAAGTTCTTAGCAAACTGCCTGGATCTCTTCTGTTCCCCGTTATCACGGCGTACATCATCTGGCGGCAAGGGGTGGCGCCTTCAGAATTGAAGTTCGCTTGGTTTCTTTACGCTTTCGGGATGATCGTCAGCATCTGCCTGGTAGAAACTGGACATCAGCAACCGGCAGGTAACTTCGCGTGGACGGGGCAAGCCGTAACGTTCATGCTCTACGTAGAAAGCATGATTGCGTTGCTCGCAGTGCCTACTCGGCGCGCCTGGCCCGCCTGGGCCGCTTTCGCCCTGCATGTGGCATTTGGCGTAATCCTGTACAGCGCAGGATTCGTGTTTGCCCCTCGCAGTTTTTGGTAATGCTGGCTGCACGATGCAGCCTCTCTACCGCTCTTCGAGAGCCAGGCTCCGCCTTAAGGCGACAATCTGGCCTTCAAACGCGCTGAAAGATTCCCGCGGCGCCCATGCCGGTGCCCACGCACATGGTGACCATGGCGTAGTCCAGCTTGCGGCGGTGCAGGGCGTGGATGGCGGTGGCCGAACGCATGGCGCCGGTGGCGCCCAGCGGATGACCCAGCGCAATGGCCCCGCCCAGCGGATTCACCACGGCCGGATCCAGCCCCAGGTCACGGATGACGGCCAGGGATTGCGCGGCAAAGGCCTCGTTCAGTTCGATCCAGCCCATCTTGTCCAGGCCCAGCCCCGCGTGCTTCAAGGCCAGCGGAATGGCTTCCTTCGGCCCGATCCCCATGATGGCGGGCGGCACGCCGCGCACGGCGAAGCTGACGAAACGCGCCAGGGGCGTGAGCTTGTGGGTCTTCAGCGCGCGCTCGGACACCACCAGCAAGGCGCCGGCGCCATCCGAGGTCTGCGAGCTGTTGCCGGCAGTGACGCTGCCGCGTGCGGCGAACACCGGACGCAGCTTGGCCAGGGCCTCGAGGCTGGTGTCGGCACGCGGGCCCTCGTCGGCCTTGAAGGGTTCCTGGCGCACGTGCACCTCGCCGGTCACGGCGTCAGGCTGGCGCCGCGTCAGCGCCAGCGGGAAGATCTCGTCATCGAACTCGCCTGCCGCCTGCGCAGCCAGCGCACGCTGGTGCGAGGCCAGGGCGAAGGCATCCTGGTCTTCGCGCGACACCTTCCATTGCTGGGCCACTTTCTCGGCGGTCAGGCCCATGCCGAACGCGATGCCCAGGTTCTCGTCGCGCGCGAAGATGTCCGGGCTGAACGAGGGGTTCGCGCCCATGGGCGGGTTCTGGCTCATGGACTCGGTGCCGGCGGCGATCAGCACATCGGCCTCGCCCACGCGGATGCGGTCGGCCGCCATGGCCACGGCGGTCAGGCCCGAGGCGCAGAAACGGTTGACGGTCACGCCGCCCGTGGTCACGGGCAGGCCGGCCAGCAGCGCGCCGATGCGCGCCACGTTCAGGCCTTGCGAACCTTCCGGCATGGCGCAGCCGGCAATCACGTCCTCGACGGCGGCTGGATCCAGGTTGGGCGCGCGCGCCATCAGCGCGCGCAAGGTCATGCCCAGCAGGTCGTCCGGACGGACATGGCGCAAGGCGCCGCGCGGCGCTCGGCCAATCGGCGAACGAACGGCGGCAACGATGTAGGCGTCCTGTAGCGTGCGGGGCATGGCGTCTCCAATCTTCAGGCCAGGCACGGCGAGCCGCGCGCGTGGCGGTATCCGGGATATCAGTTGCGCAGCGGCTTGCCGGTGGTCATCAGCGACGCGATGCGTGCCTGCGTGGCCTCGACGGCAGGCAGCGCCAGGAAGGCCTTGCGCTCCAGCGCCAGGATCCAGGCCTCGTCGACCAGCGTGCCCGGGTCGACGTCGCCCCCGCACAGGATCTCCGCCACATGACGGCCCAGCAGGAAGTCGTGGTCCGAGATGTAGCCGCCTTCGCGCATGTTCACCAGTTGTGCCGTCAGCGTGGCGATGCCGTCACGGCCCGCGACGGGGAACGGCGCGGGCACCGGCGCGCGCCAGCCCGCTTCGGCCAGCATGTGCGCCTGGCGCACGGCCACGTACAGCAATTCGTGTTCGTTCATGACGATCGGATCGTCGTCGCGCAGATAGCCCAGCGTGACGGCTTCGCGTGCCGAGCCAGCCACCTTGGCGCCGGCAATGGCTTCGGCGAACTTCTGCAGGAACAGCAGCAGGGGCGCGCCGGGCGCGCACAGCGCCTGCTGCTCGGCCGCGCGCCGTGCGCTGTAGGCCATGCCGCCCGCGCCGGGCACCAGGCCCGCGCCCACTTCGACCAGGCCAATGTACGTTTCCAGGTGCGCGACGCGGCTGGCGCAATGGATGGCCAGCTCGCAGCCGCCGCCCAGCGCCAGCCCGGCCAGCGCGGCCACGGTGGGCA from Orrella dioscoreae includes the following:
- a CDS encoding MFS transporter, giving the protein MNAPSPEPEAPQTPPPCPKTERSRRELFLAMAGVAATVVLVAFDSTIVSTSLPRVAQALDGMALYAWAGTGYLLATAASIMIFGRLGDLFGRKPLMLLSVSIVALGSLLCGLAQNMPQLIAFRTVQGIGAGMMIATAFAAPADLFPDARERVRWMAMISATFAVSSGIGPVLGGAVTQALGWRAAFFIAPVAAAVALLLLVRHFPNMKPQHASRPRIDWLGAALLVVGVAAPLAALELAFAPGDRAHPWWGLALAATGVLAWWVLVPLERRVDAPIFPLRILASRESQLLNVAAVATGAIMFILIFYGPLLLQHELGYTPSHAGLLMTPLVVGIPIGSLVNGRLFPRQGEPQRLMVFGSALLAIGSGLMLTVGAGSADLWILLVFLINGVGLGFMLPNLTLFMQMLAARADVGAASALVQMTRAVGSATGTAAVGIAITHASVLTGVRIGLVLCLALGLLCALVTHNIQMKNAMSVR
- a CDS encoding acetyl-CoA C-acyltransferase, with product MPRTLQDAYIVAAVRSPIGRAPRGALRHVRPDDLLGMTLRALMARAPNLDPAAVEDVIAGCAMPEGSQGLNVARIGALLAGLPVTTGGVTVNRFCASGLTAVAMAADRIRVGEADVLIAAGTESMSQNPPMGANPSFSPDIFARDENLGIAFGMGLTAEKVAQQWKVSREDQDAFALASHQRALAAQAAGEFDDEIFPLALTRRQPDAVTGEVHVRQEPFKADEGPRADTSLEALAKLRPVFAARGSVTAGNSSQTSDGAGALLVVSERALKTHKLTPLARFVSFAVRGVPPAIMGIGPKEAIPLALKHAGLGLDKMGWIELNEAFAAQSLAVIRDLGLDPAVVNPLGGAIALGHPLGATGAMRSATAIHALHRRKLDYAMVTMCVGTGMGAAGIFQRV